Within the uncultured Draconibacterium sp. genome, the region AATCAAGTGGGGCTGAAAACTATTCATGTGTTGGTTTGTATCGTTATTTAAGGTACTCGTAGGTAACAAAAGCAAAACGTTTGCCATCGGGCGACCACGAAGGTACGTTAATGGTTCCCTGTCCGCCGGTAAACGAGCACAATGTTTTTATTGATCCGTCGGCGAGGTTCATCAAACGCAGTGAAACATCTTTCATTCCCGGGTGGCCACTTCCCTGATCTTTGTGATAACTGATGTATACAAAACTCCTTCCATCGGGCGACGGGTGTGCAAACCAGTTAGAATATTTATCGTCGGTCAGTTGTTTTTTGTTCGAACCGTCTACATCCATTTGCCAGATCTCCATTTTCCCGGAAGCCATTGAGTTGTAATAAATCGTTTTACCATCAGGTGAATATTCGGGGCCGTCGTCCAAACCGGTTGCAGTGGTTAAGCGGGTTTCTTCGCCTCCATCAATCGAGATGGTGTAAACATCGTATTCGCCATTGCGTTCCGCACAATAAGCCAGACGTTTTCCGTCGGGCGACCAGCCGTGCCAGTATGATGGTGTATTGGGTGTTACCGCTGTTGGAGTTCCTCCTTCAATGGGTACAACATAAATTCGTGAACCTCCGTAAAACTCTTCTCCCTCAGGCGCACCTGACTGATCGAAATGACTAATGGCCAAATATTTTCCATCGAAGGAAATGCCGTGATCGTTGTTGCAGCGATCGGCAAAATCAGTATTTATCAGCGTTTTATTATTTGTTTTCAGGTCAACTTTATACAATTTACCCTCCTGATTAATTACAAGGAAATTTCCGTCGCGGCTCCAGTTCGGCGCTTCAAAATGCGCTTCTTCGCTGCGAACTATTTCCCGTTCGTCGGTTTCAGTATTATAGATTTCGAGTGTTGATCGTACATTATCCAGTTGTTGCGCAAAAGTGATAAAAGGGAGTACAAGCAAGGTAAGTAAATAAAGTTTTTTGTTCATCGCAGAATTTTTAGTTGGTTGCTAAAGGTAATAAAATGTTCGAATTTTTAATGTTAGCTATGAACGACAGAAAACAATTATTGAGCAATACCCTTTTTGTAGGTTTCAAGCGCCCGGTTACGGGCTATTTTATGATCAACCATTGGCGCAGGGTAGGTCAATTCCTGAAATTCGGGTACCCATTTTTTTATGTAGCGCATTTCTTTATCGAACTTTTTTACCTGCTCGGTAGGATTAAAAACACGGAAGTAAGGTGCCGCATCGCAACCGGTTCCTGCTGCCCATTGCCAGTTTCCGTTGTTCGACGAGAGCTCAAAGTCGAGCAGTTTTTTAGCAAAATAAGCCTCTCCCCATCGCCAGTCGATGAGCA harbors:
- a CDS encoding DUF5050 domain-containing protein — encoded protein: MNKKLYLLTLLVLPFITFAQQLDNVRSTLEIYNTETDEREIVRSEEAHFEAPNWSRDGNFLVINQEGKLYKVDLKTNNKTLINTDFADRCNNDHGISFDGKYLAISHFDQSGAPEGEEFYGGSRIYVVPIEGGTPTAVTPNTPSYWHGWSPDGKRLAYCAERNGEYDVYTISIDGGEETRLTTATGLDDGPEYSPDGKTIYYNSMASGKMEIWQMDVDGSNKKQLTDDKYSNWFAHPSPDGRSFVYISYHKDQGSGHPGMKDVSLRLMNLADGSIKTLCSFTGGQGTINVPSWSPDGKRFAFVTYEYLK